The genomic stretch CACCATCACAACAAGAATGTCGTTGTGCTGCTGTAGTTGCTTTAAATGGTCAAGATGATGCGTTTCACAGTCACGCCAGTCACTGATAAAAATGAGAGTCGAATGCCTTGGTTTGACGCGTTTGATCAATTCAAGCCAATGCCCAAATGAGACTGAGGTGGAATCCTTGGATGCAACGTTTAGGCTCTGATTTGTTTGCGCTAAACGCTTTAGCTGCGCCAACAAATCATTTTGTGAGCGCTTCACTTTGCTGTAGTACAACTCTTGATGCGACGCAATGACGAAGCCAACACGATCACCATCTTTCAATGCTCGCCAAGCGCACATCGCGGCAATTTCCGCTGCCACCACCGATTTCATTATCTCGGTCGAGGCAAAGAACATTCCGCTACGCTGATCGACGCACACCAACACATTGCGATCTTTCTCTTCCGTATAACGACGCACGTGGGGCTTTCCGGTACGCAATGTGACTTTCCAGTCGAGGTTACGGATGTCGTCACCAAGCTGATAATGGCGCAACTCTTCAAAGTTTAAACCTCGTCCCCGAAACAAGGAACGGTGTCGCCCAGAGAGCACGCTGCCAGCCCTAAGATGCGGCAGTAAGCTAAAGCCGTCGGCTTGTGCTTGCAAACGGACAAGCCTTGCGTAATCACAGTAGACTCTAGGGTCGAGTCCTTGCGGCTGAGGGGCGATCGTTGGCTTGACCATACTGGTTCCCCTTATCCGATTTCGACACAATCAAGCAGCGCTTGCACCACAGCTTGATGGTCAACACCATCGGCAATCGCTTCATAGGAAAGTGAAAAACGATGCCCTAGCACACATGGCACCATTGCACGCACATCATCAGGTGTGACGTGGTCACGTCCCTGCAGCCAAGCGTAAGCACGCGCGCACTTATCCAGCGCGATTGACGCTCGAGGGCTCGCCCCCACTTCAATCCATTTTGATAAGGCAGTTTCGGCATAGCGATCTGGTTTACGCGTCGCCATCACAAGTGCCACGATGTAGTTTTCGACCAAGTCAGACACCGCGATAGTTGGCAATTGTCGACGGGCTTCTAACACTGTGTTGGGGTCAATAGGCTGAAGCGCTTGATCACCATCACCACTGACTTTTTTCTCTCCCATCTCTTCGCTGCGCACTAAACGAATAATCTCTCGTTCAGCCTCATCTTCTGGGTAGTCCACCGTGACTTTCATCATGAAGCGATCCATTTGCGCTTCTGGGAGTGGATACGTCCCTTCTTGCTCAACGGGGTTTTGCGTGGCAAGCACCATAAAGAGCTCAGGCAGCTGGTGCGTTTTGTCACCGACCGTTATCGTGCCTTCCGCCATCGCCTCCAGCAGTGCCGCTTGGACTTTCGCTGGTGCTCGATTCACTTCATCGGCCAGTACAATGCTGTTGAAAATAGGCCCCGCTTGAAAATGGAGCTGAGGCTTACCCTCACGCTCTTGGTACACTTCTGTGCCCGTCACATCAGACGGCAGTAAATCTGGCGTAAATTGAATGCGGCCAAAGCTGGTGTTAAGCCGCTTCGCCAGCGATTTCACCGATCGCGTTTTGGCGGTGCCAGGCAATCCTTCAAGCAACACATGGCC from Vibrio vulnificus NBRC 15645 = ATCC 27562 encodes the following:
- a CDS encoding AAA family ATPase, giving the protein MNHAQKAINLLIQQTEKSVIGQRHVVEALVIGLLTNGHVLLEGLPGTAKTRSVKSLAKRLNTSFGRIQFTPDLLPSDVTGTEVYQEREGKPQLHFQAGPIFNSIVLADEVNRAPAKVQAALLEAMAEGTITVGDKTHQLPELFMVLATQNPVEQEGTYPLPEAQMDRFMMKVTVDYPEDEAEREIIRLVRSEEMGEKKVSGDGDQALQPIDPNTVLEARRQLPTIAVSDLVENYIVALVMATRKPDRYAETALSKWIEVGASPRASIALDKCARAYAWLQGRDHVTPDDVRAMVPCVLGHRFSLSYEAIADGVDHQAVVQALLDCVEIG
- a CDS encoding DUF58 domain-containing protein, which produces MVKPTIAPQPQGLDPRVYCDYARLVRLQAQADGFSLLPHLRAGSVLSGRHRSLFRGRGLNFEELRHYQLGDDIRNLDWKVTLRTGKPHVRRYTEEKDRNVLVCVDQRSGMFFASTEIMKSVVAAEIAAMCAWRALKDGDRVGFVIASHQELYYSKVKRSQNDLLAQLKRLAQTNQSLNVASKDSTSVSFGHWLELIKRVKPRHSTLIFISDWRDCETHHLDHLKQLQQHNDILVVMVGDPLEQSLPPELARINWVIGDGRYQLSMDSKAKINTASISLAEKSQQQRQSLAQLMAMKNLPHIELDTKGEHIAHFQKWVGGR